A segment of the Nerophis lumbriciformis linkage group LG08, RoL_Nlum_v2.1, whole genome shotgun sequence genome:
cccatccatccatccattttctaccgcttgtccctttaggggtcgcgggggttgctggagcctatctcagctgcattcgggaggaaggtggtatacaccttggacaagtcgtcacctcatcgcagggccaacacagatagacagacaacattcacactcacacactagggccaatttagtgttgccaatcaacctatccccaggtgcatttctttggaggtgggaggaagccagagtacccggagggaacccacgcagtcacggggagaacatgcaaactccacacagaaagatcccgagcccgggatttaactcacgactattcaggaccttcgtattgtgaggcacatgcactaacccttaaTTCAATTACTTTGCATTTATTTCCCCAGAGCCTTCCTGTGTCTCAAACTCACTTGCAGTATTCCCATAGtttgtaaataatacataaatactaTACCTGTAAAAATAATAGAGACAACACAGCAAATAGACagacatttgtaaaaaataatgatATCGACACAACACTGTACTAATACAACCGTGGTGTCGACACTATCAATGTGTGTATCTAGCCTCTAGCAATACTTAAAATTAGAACAATTTAAGCTAGCTCTTAAACTATCACAACATGtcacttacattcatatttcttGTCAATTGGCGGGTATTTTGATTTGGTTTTTTCCTGGGCCTCCGTCAGGTCTAGCTTGCGGTCGTCCATTTCGGCCACAAATCGTTTAGCGTTAAAAGAGTTTGCCGGATAAGAACTTTGGGCACGTCGTGTAGAACAGGCTCTCTTGGTTTCACTACATTCGGTGGGCGGGACCCTCAAATTGTGTCGCACTTCCGGTTCAGTTTACTCTACAGCGATTGGCTGATCGTCTTCTACGGAGTTGGCGCCATTGCAAGCGCTCGTGCAGCCTTCAAAGCGCTCTCCTATAAAATACGCATTTTTGTATAAGTATTAGCGGTTAAACAAGAAACATGATGGCGGACAAAGAAGGTAAGGCAGATGGCGCTCCTAATTCATATGATGAAACCGTGTTTGTCGGAGCCCGAAATATGGAAAGTGTAAGACTAGTTGGACCGGTGTTGGCGCGTTTGCCCGCATCTCAGCTCATTGTTACAAACTAgcgagctagctgctagctactgTAGCGTTAGCTGCCACGAGAGTGCTAAATAAGCCGGTTTGAATTTACTAATGAGAGGAAACATTTTATTCCACGTCTAGTTGTGGCTTGCACTAACAGTCTAGTTGCGGGTTGAGTCGCACTTTTGCATTTAGTCAACTTACTGTAGCAGCATTTATTATGTTAGCTTAATACACCTCCAggtaacttcaaccctaaactaacaccctccccggattgttgttaataatcaaatgtaaaccgtcaaatgcagatatttttcttatgtcttctgatctccctctctctctctatgtccactacttgctgtacatatcctaccaagtcagacctacacagtTTCAATATCAATTTCTCTGttttcaattgttgatgactgatgataacaagttaacaaccaaacctaacccccaccccccacacaccgaattgtaaataatgtaaataattcaatgtatataccctgatgattatcttgtgtgatgactgtattatgatgatagtatatatctgtatcatgaatcaatttaagtggaccccgacttaagttgaaaaacgtattcgggtgttaccatttagtggtcaattgtacggaatatgtacttcactgtgcaacctactaataaaagtcttaatcaatcaatcaaaccctaCTGCGAGCAAGTAAGGTGCTGTCTCACTTCTGTACCaccaaaatgtaaattaactgcACTATGTCCATCTtccttatgttgttgtgttaattATGTGATGCATcgagatgataaaaaaaactgcCTAGTCAAACTTTGCTTCATTCAATTATGCTGTCTCAATCAGTTTTGCTCTACCCACAGCTGCGTTTGATGATGCTGTGGAGGAAAGGGTAATCAATGAGGAGTACAAGATCTGGAAAAAGAACACCCCTTTTCTCTATGACCTGGTCATGACTCACGCCCTTGAGTGGCCCAGTCTCACTGCCCAGTGGCTGCCAGATGTCTCCAGGTAGGTGGGCGATTCACCTGCAATAAAACATGGCAAGAAGAAAAGGATGTTTGACCTACTTACGTTTTGTTGGTCCCTTTTTACAGACCTGAAGGAAAAGACTACAGTGTGCACAGGCTGGTTCTTGGGACACACACTTCAGATGAGCAGAATCACCTTGTGATTGCTAGCGTTCAACTACCAAATGATGATGCTCAGTTTGATGCCTCACATTATGACAGTGAAAAAGGCGGTAAGAAGGCATTATGTAGGCTTTAGGAATAGTATAAAATTAAATGCAGTTCAGTGCTTAAGTCTGTAAATGATTTTATTTCTTTTTGGGGGGCTAAATATGTTTTGGGAGAATATAGTTTGGGTTCTCACCATGGTTGcttctttttatttgacacagtgctagtatgcctaatcaataatcaataaagtcAACCAAGAAAAGTAAGGCGTATGATTTCCACGTTAACGTAACTGCCAACTGGATCATAGAATTGACCAATAACGCGGTGTCCTAAAAAGTcttaaatacaacaatttgaaatgtctCCAATTTTCTTAAGATCTCATTAAGGTCTATAATATGATTTTGAAAGgtctttaaaaaaactaattttattaaaaacatgCATGTACTTCAGTCTTGCTTTTAATATTTGAGGACTCTATGACGTAACTACAAAACCGAATTTAAAGTGGTCTACCTGTGCTTCCTGGTCAGAATTTATTGAGCACCATAAGCTAGTGTGCTATGCCTGCGCAGCGGTGTGTTGTTATGGCTTAGCATAGCAGCGGAGAAAACTaacgaaagcccacagcaaagccaaaTTACTTGCATATTATGGGTATATTCAAGTTCAATGTTTTGTGACTCCAAAATGATcaatttaaaagggaactgcactttttggaaatTTGCCAACATTTCTAACATGcaaaaatcggctcgttctaagtagctagcaatgcagttaatgggaagaatcaattctaccactaaatcactttaaaaatgcattcaaaaaccatcaccaatacttcatttatgttccgtaacccgtataataaccaagctgtagcaacattattgtaagagtgaacactgaggaactctctttctagcattgtaacacatcggcgtgcttctGTATTAGCCGTAGAAGCTATCTACTGCAAGAGATAAGCCCGCTTCAACGTCAGCATGAAATGCGTTTAAGTTTGtagtgcacaacactgcgatacgacaccaatttgtactgacttaAAAACATGAACAGTCATATTTTAATATCTGTACAGTATtatcccacatttcatgttttgtttgtacagagCTACCAGACAGCGTatatactgtagttgtaataacatgcatgacgtgctgcgtgtatcatgaccaATAtagagtgtgactcactcgatagactgtttggtccagctggccagggacgtttttttccagttaattatgggtaagcacaccatttatgtcgaaatactttggcttcaagttccacatttgcagctttgaGTCTGTTTCACCTCTATCTGCTTCTGTCtgttccaacgtttcaccctcttcttcgtgcccgcttctataagcagcagttaatTATTCGTtctttcagcttcaaaaagataatgttgtgaattctcatttgtctaaaaaatagtcgtctttgttgtttgttaccaagtctgcaatgattagaaaacacaagcGTTTTGTATCCAGATGTAGGAACACacactgctatggaaacagaaatcaatgcacgaAAGAAGTCACTCCCGGAaatgaaatgatcaaaatacagagtgcaactgggataggctgcagcacccccgcgaccccaagagggacaagcggtagaaaatggatggatggacggtaaatattgaacatattacatatcgttATGAACGTGTTTGTtactatatatagacttgcaaaaCGTAGATGGGGTTTTTAAGTtgtcttagagggctttgaaggctacaaccgtgactcccattagcagcatcttacaagcatttttttatcatctttaaaatcctaattaaaaaaacagacgtacgtgttcttgtctctcatagttattgtgaactataggcaaaattccaaacaatgtgcagttcccttttaatgcATGGTTGAAGTCGGTGGATGGAAACGTGTGTAGTGTTTTCACAGATGTCACAATTTGGGTTAGGCGCCAACTGCCTAAGGAGATCAATATGAGAGGCTTACTAGTGAAATCATACTATTACATAAAGTAAGCACATGATAATTTGTCTGATGTAATAGTGCACTCAAAGaagtaaaactatataaaaacataattttatgttATTTCTGTTATTTATTCGAATAAGCTTGTCACACCTAATCAAGTTTATATGGCAACTGACATTAAAAGCTATGAAGGCTGTCGATTTAGTGTTTACACTGTGTGTGGTGGGGTGAGGAAAGCAAGGACGATTTACAAATATCATCTTGTCATGTTAGTCCTTATTtattagcaatatgttttcaGAAAAAGTCACAAACTGGgaaaatgtattcatacataccagatacaaaatgagctgagcaaatttgaatgttatccacattattcacatcTAAATTCTGTTTGAGGCTTGCAAGCCATAATCGGGTTTTTTTTAACCATCTGCACTGTTTTTCACAATTTTGTGCAGATACATTAGTAGTAGTGTATATGTTTTTATCTGTTTTCTCAACCACTAAAACACTTTAAAAGTTAACCATTTAGCTTTAGTAGAGATAACTGTCccctttcacagacaatataGTTTTATACTTTCCTCTACTGTTATGTGACAACACTTGATATAAAGCACACCGCACCCTTTGCAAGACAACAGTTCTTTGGCAAATCTGAAAAAGCTCAGTTACTTTACAACAGAGAGGCTTCTGGTATATTTTGTTAatttaaccattttgttttccaatgtgaaagaaCAGTAAATTAATTCATATACTTCAAATTCATTCTGGCTCTCTGATTTTCCTTaatgtttttgtatgtttgtCTGTATTGATGTGAACTGGTCTTAACTTATATTCATTATGGTCTCAAAAAAGTCTGTCTTAAACTTAgtttgttgaaacctgcagaaacTCTGAAAGAAATAGAATCCCTTGTTAAATGCAGAATATCatggaaattgacataaatgtgactgaaatgctgtcattataagcagaaggaacatttgtttggaaaAACGTGTCCAGTACCGCTCATTAATCCCCAAAACACTGAACAGCCCCCTCCAAAACTAAAAAATGTAGAGACAGCTAACTGAAACACAGACTAAACTACAAAGCTAAAGCtatcaagaacaatccatacacccacaacacatctcatctgctggtggtgttgtgaacgacatcatagaTGTAAGATCAATGTTCAAACTGAGCAGCATTTTCAACTTGAAAGGCTctacccttttttttgtttttttgacagcCCAGGATTTCTCCTAGATTTCCAAGATACTTGTGGCGGTGGGGGCATCGTTAGGGATGTGGTCAACATGACGTCATcgcataaatgtatacattttaaacTAATCAGTATTAACATATGTTTTATATCGTTTTGCCATatattcaattgttgctgcttattgtacaatgtacttagtTGAGAATGTTTCAAGTGTCTAGagacaattaattaattaagaaTGACTAGCAACAAATCCAGCATCTCGCTGCTGCTCCAGTCGACTTTCgctccttaaaagccgccactgtcctcttaatatttgcacatattGTAGATCGCTGTCTGCGGATATATCTGGGATATATTAAACTTACATCGCACACATGCTGACTCACTCCAGACAATCGcgtgtgttttgtttacatccggttttgGCAACGCTGTTCCAGTGGTCAGTCTTTTTCCGGTTGCCgagttttcggtgcatcactagtcaatagtgcacacTTAATAAGCTAAATAtagccattcatactgtaacgatctgctggtgataatgttttatgtttgtgtggttttgatttgatcAAACGCACTGTTCGTGCCTGAAAGGGGATTGACGGAGAATGAAGAAGTGTTTTGTGTCTGGGGAAGCATggagacgaaagtgtttgcacaggaggtaaaacctgttgcaaTTTGTTATACGATtggaaataaaagttaaaaattgtgTCGGACTTTGTGATTCTTCTGGAAGCTACATTACATTACTTACATTTCTTTTCATGTTAAAAAACctttttattttcaatgtgtgGCGGCAATGAATGTACTGTGGCGGTGCGTCATATTCAATTATACTAAGGGGAAACCTTGTAGCCTCGAGTCGTCTCCAAACTTGTCATGCTCAGAACAGTACcaatccccccccccacccacacacacacacacaatagcagCCCTGTGCACAACACCCTGTCTGACTGCTGATAAAATTTaaagtttcaaaaaagtaccttacacaagcatagtgtacttaaagcacttattgatataTTAGCACAATTAagctttgacttaaaatactggtcaaattgtctaaagatgtattgcaccaaaaTCTTTATTAAATTGTAGTTATGACACAAAAGCACACACTCTGTGGTGGTAAAATAagagtaaaaggtaaaaaaatggaatttgaaaaaatttaaacggaaaaaaatatttattttttcatcttgcttctattattcaaatgtattatttttcctacttgttcattcattactaatttatatctagttcttttaaattatttttaaaatgagtAAATCGTGTTATTActcgtgatttcaatatcaatcaaaataattgtgattattttcCATAATCGTTCAGCCCTATTATTTAGTGCTTTACTGTGCTGATCATTAAAGATCATAAAAAATGCATCATGGCCATTATGACTTTTAACTTGTAGATGTGTTCTTTGGCGTTTCAGAGTTTGGTGGGTTTGGTTCTGTAAGTGGCAAGATAGAAATTGAGATCAAGATCAATCATGAAGGAGAAGTGAACAGAGCCCGCTACATGCCCCAGAACCCTTGCATCATCGCCACCAAGACCCCCACCAGCGATGTGCTGGTCTTTGATTACACAAAGCACCCCTCTAAGCCAGGTGACAGCCAGGCCACACTTCTTAATTTTGGATTAACAGGTGtggcttttttgtttttaaaacattCGTGTTGTCATACTAGACCCCTCTGGAGAGTGCACCCCAGACCTCCGCTTGAGAGGTCACCAGAAAGAGGGTTACGGCCTCTCCTGGAATCCAAACCTAAGTGGCTGCCTCCTCAGTGCTTCTGATGACCATGTGAGTAAGCACTTTGTGGCTACCTTTTACCGTGAAAAGTTCAACTGTTATACTTTTAAAATGTGTTCTTGCCAAGTTTGTTAGTTTCTTAACTTCATCTGCTTTATATTGACAGACTATCTGTTTGTGGGATATCAGCACAGTGCCTAAGGAGGGAAAGATTGTGGATGCCAAAACCATCTTCACAGGCCATACTGCTGTTGTGGAGGATGTCT
Coding sequences within it:
- the LOC133611649 gene encoding histone-binding protein RBBP4 — encoded protein: MMADKEAAFDDAVEERVINEEYKIWKKNTPFLYDLVMTHALEWPSLTAQWLPDVSRPEGKDYSVHRLVLGTHTSDEQNHLVIASVQLPNDDAQFDASHYDSEKGEFGGFGSVSGKIEIEIKINHEGEVNRARYMPQNPCIIATKTPTSDVLVFDYTKHPSKPDPSGECTPDLRLRGHQKEGYGLSWNPNLSGCLLSASDDHTICLWDISTVPKEGKIVDAKTIFTGHTAVVEDVSWHLLHESLFGSVADDQKLMIWDTRSNNTSKPSHAVDAHTAEVNCLSFNPYSEFILATGSADKTVALWDLRNLKLKLHSFESHKDEIFQVQWSPHNETILASSGTDRRLNVWDLSKIGEEQSPEDAEDGPPELLFIHGGHTAKISDFSWNPNEPWVICSVSEDNIMQVWQMAENIYNDEDPEGAADSEVQA